From the Anaerolineales bacterium genome, one window contains:
- a CDS encoding universal stress protein, which translates to MSFYSRYSTAVQDFRRARRRAALQEFLQGIGGRSSRLLSYDEVRKKIGRGSLLPRGLRDVPLDAIVGTVGRYEDFNRQFLPRQASQQGRWAQVRLAVEGSGLPPVELYQIGDVYFVLDGHHRVSVARELGATTIEAYVSELPSRVKLTADLTPNDLILKAEEALFLEETRLDELHPELDLRVTLAGRYNEMLEHIRVHRYYMGVDQKRSNVPQAEAVEHWLQALYLPAVEAIRRLDLLHDFPGRTEADMYLWLMKRRHELEEQLGWDLGTEETAAHLWNRLYTKPGRLWDRLRRWLGRQPVPTQWRLDRGQIPSGQKLFPRILVPISGEDASWTAVDLAIRVAHQEAAELRGVHVLASGESRESHKVEQIRTEFQRRLEKAGVRGRLVLEQGNISRRVEARSHWSDLVVLHLKHPPAAQPLPRLLSGLRVFLSRSPRPALVVRKASRMQHALLAYDGSRKANEALYLAAYLANAWGVRITVFSSRERRITEALNLQKAKGYLISQGVEAQYLSASGEAAPGLLEAAREQGCDFMLIGGYGRGNLLEMVWGSTLDHVLREFKGPVWVCC; encoded by the coding sequence ATGAGCTTTTACAGCCGCTACAGCACCGCGGTGCAGGACTTTCGCCGGGCCCGGCGCCGGGCGGCCCTGCAGGAGTTCCTGCAAGGCATCGGCGGGCGCAGCAGCCGGCTGCTTTCCTACGACGAAGTGCGCAAGAAGATAGGGCGCGGCAGCCTGCTGCCGCGCGGCTTGCGCGATGTGCCTCTGGATGCGATCGTCGGCACGGTGGGGCGCTATGAAGACTTCAACCGCCAGTTCTTGCCGCGCCAGGCCAGCCAGCAAGGCCGCTGGGCGCAGGTGCGCCTGGCCGTGGAGGGCAGCGGTTTGCCGCCGGTCGAGCTCTACCAGATCGGCGATGTGTACTTTGTGCTCGACGGCCATCACCGCGTCTCGGTGGCCCGCGAGCTCGGCGCCACGACGATCGAAGCCTACGTCAGCGAGCTGCCCTCGCGGGTCAAGCTAACCGCCGATCTGACGCCCAATGACCTGATCCTGAAAGCAGAAGAAGCGCTCTTCTTGGAAGAGACCCGTCTGGATGAGCTGCATCCGGAACTGGATCTGCGCGTCACCCTGGCCGGCCGCTACAACGAAATGTTGGAGCACATCCGAGTGCACCGCTACTACATGGGTGTGGACCAAAAGCGCAGCAATGTCCCCCAGGCAGAAGCTGTGGAGCACTGGCTGCAGGCGCTCTACCTGCCGGCGGTAGAGGCCATCCGCCGCTTGGATCTGTTGCATGACTTCCCAGGCCGCACCGAGGCCGACATGTACCTGTGGCTGATGAAACGCCGCCACGAATTGGAGGAGCAGCTGGGTTGGGACCTGGGCACAGAGGAAACCGCCGCCCACTTGTGGAACCGCTTGTATACCAAGCCGGGCCGCTTGTGGGACCGCCTGCGCCGCTGGCTGGGCCGCCAGCCTGTGCCTACCCAGTGGCGCCTGGACCGCGGCCAGATCCCGTCTGGCCAGAAGCTGTTCCCGCGCATTCTGGTGCCAATCAGTGGCGAGGATGCCAGCTGGACGGCAGTGGACCTGGCCATCCGCGTGGCGCACCAGGAAGCCGCGGAGCTGCGCGGCGTGCATGTCCTGGCCAGCGGCGAAAGCCGTGAGAGCCACAAGGTGGAGCAGATCCGCACAGAGTTCCAGCGCCGGCTGGAGAAGGCCGGAGTGCGCGGCCGCCTGGTGCTGGAGCAGGGCAACATCTCGCGCCGGGTCGAGGCGCGCTCACACTGGAGCGATCTGGTGGTGCTGCACCTCAAGCACCCGCCGGCAGCGCAGCCGCTGCCGCGGCTGCTTTCCGGCTTGCGCGTCTTCCTCTCACGCAGCCCGCGCCCGGCGCTGGTGGTACGTAAGGCCAGCCGCATGCAGCACGCCCTGCTGGCCTACGATGGCAGCCGCAAAGCCAACGAAGCCCTGTATTTGGCAGCCTACCTGGCCAACGCCTGGGGCGTGCGCATCACCGTCTTCAGTTCGCGCGAGCGGCGCATCACCGAGGCGCTGAACCTGCAGAAGGCCAAAGGCTATTTGATTTCGCAGGGGGTGGAAGCGCAGTATCTCTCTGCGTCAGGTGAGGCTGCACCGGGCCTACTGGAAGCGGCGCGTGAACAAGGTTGTGACTTCATGCTCATCGGCGGCTATGGCCGCGGCAATCTGCTGGAGATGGTGTGGGGCAGCACGTTGGACCACGTGCTGCGCGAATTCAAAGGCCCGGTTTGGGTGTGCTGTTAG
- a CDS encoding LysE family transporter — protein MDFSSIAFFLQGAGIGLYAALSPGPFQSLVIAQSLLGGWRRAAPVTFGPLIADIPIATLLVFFISQVPDDFLRFIRLAGAALLIWLAWGLWQEMRSRSQQSNPQAATPQSPWRGLAQGVLMIFLSPGPYLFWALILGPLLLQALGLSWLHAILFLLGFYSFSIGGLQLLALVLGRLGQLSSRGRWWLQAASLALMLGYAAFLAYSGLKGQS, from the coding sequence ATGGACTTCAGCAGCATCGCATTCTTCCTGCAGGGCGCCGGCATCGGGTTGTACGCCGCGCTCAGCCCCGGGCCTTTCCAGTCGCTGGTCATCGCTCAAAGCTTGCTGGGCGGTTGGCGGCGGGCGGCCCCGGTCACCTTTGGCCCGCTGATCGCCGATATTCCAATTGCTACACTGCTGGTCTTTTTCATCAGCCAGGTGCCGGATGACTTCCTGCGCTTCATTCGCCTGGCGGGGGCCGCCCTGCTGATCTGGCTGGCCTGGGGGCTGTGGCAAGAGATGCGCAGCCGCAGTCAACAGTCCAACCCGCAGGCCGCCACGCCGCAGTCGCCTTGGCGCGGGCTGGCGCAGGGCGTCCTGATGATCTTCCTCAGCCCGGGGCCTTATTTGTTCTGGGCGCTGATCCTGGGGCCACTGCTGCTGCAGGCCCTGGGCCTCTCCTGGCTGCACGCCATTCTATTCTTGCTCGGCTTTTACAGCTTCAGCATTGGCGGCTTGCAACTGTTGGCCCTCGTCCTGGGCCGGCTGGGTCAGCTCAGCAGCCGCGGCCGCTGGTGGCTGCAAGCCGCCAGCCTGGCGCTGATGCTGGGCTATGCCGCTTTTCTGGCCTACAGCGGCCTCAAAGGGCAATCATGA
- a CDS encoding aldo/keto reductase — MNTIRLGADGPEVSAIGVGCWAWGDEPYWSSGQRYSSADVAAAYQTSLNAGLNFFDTAELYALGRSERVLGQLAAGNSQVYIASKFFPYPWRISIAQFREALRRSVERLGSRPIQLYQIHWPFPPRRVEYWMDAMAEAVQAGQILQIGVSNYSPQQMERAQAALEKRGLRLASNQVRYHLADRKVEKNGLLQLCKDMGVTLIAYSPIAQGLLTGKYTLENPPPFLRRISRATLLRAQPLLAAMQRIGAAHGGKSQVQVALNWCLSKGTLPIPGAKNAQQAAEFGGALGWRLSQEEIQTLEALWP, encoded by the coding sequence ATGAACACCATCCGTTTAGGGGCAGACGGCCCCGAAGTCAGCGCCATCGGCGTAGGCTGCTGGGCCTGGGGCGATGAGCCTTACTGGAGCAGCGGCCAACGCTACAGCAGCGCCGATGTGGCCGCCGCCTACCAGACCAGCCTGAATGCAGGCCTTAACTTCTTTGATACCGCTGAATTGTATGCCCTGGGCCGTTCAGAAAGAGTGCTGGGTCAGTTGGCCGCGGGCAACAGCCAGGTCTACATCGCCAGCAAATTCTTCCCCTACCCCTGGCGCATCTCGATCGCCCAATTCCGGGAAGCGCTGCGCAGAAGTGTGGAACGCCTGGGCAGCCGGCCCATCCAGCTCTATCAAATTCACTGGCCCTTCCCGCCGCGCCGTGTGGAGTATTGGATGGACGCCATGGCCGAAGCCGTGCAGGCCGGACAGATCCTGCAAATTGGCGTGTCCAATTACAGCCCACAGCAGATGGAGCGTGCGCAGGCCGCTCTGGAAAAGCGCGGTTTGCGCCTGGCCAGCAACCAGGTGCGCTACCACCTGGCGGACCGCAAAGTGGAAAAGAATGGCCTGCTGCAGCTATGCAAGGATATGGGCGTGACCCTCATCGCCTACAGCCCCATCGCCCAGGGTCTGCTGACCGGCAAATACACCCTGGAAAATCCGCCGCCGTTCCTGCGCCGTATCAGCCGGGCCACACTGCTGCGTGCCCAGCCGCTGCTGGCGGCCATGCAGCGCATCGGCGCGGCGCACGGCGGTAAAAGCCAGGTACAGGTGGCGCTCAACTGGTGCTTGAGCAAAGGCACCCTGCCCATCCCGGGCGCCAAGAACGCCCAGCAGGCCGCCGAATTCGGCGGCGCGCTGGGCTGGCGTTTGTCGCAAGAAGAGATCCAGACGCTGGAAGCGCTGTGGCCCTAA